The genomic region GTCTGTTGACACAACTccagtctctccagtctctctctctctccaatctctctctctctccagtctctctctctctccagtctctctctctctctctctctccagtctctctctctctctccagtctctctctctctctccagtctctctctctctctccagtctctctctctctctccagtctctctctctctctccagtctctctctctctctccagtctctctctctctctctctagtctctctctctctagtctaagtACATTCAGAGGCCTCGCTCGGTAAATAAGACAGATTCTGGATCAGGATGTGATGAATGGCTGGGAGGAGAATGGGGTGTGACCTGATAAACAAGACAGGCAGCATTAACTCCACTGGGCGCTGTCTGGCTGGGCTACCAGCTGATCAGCTGGTTTAGAGGAGAGAAGAGTCCATTTACAATATGTGGGTttagagtaggggagagaagagtccATTTACAATATGTGGTttagagtaggggagagaagagtccATTTACAATATGTGgtttagagtagaggagagaagagtccATTTACAATATGTGgtttagagtagaggagagaagagtccATTTACAATATGTGgtttagagtagaggagagtcCATTTACAATATGTGGTttagagtaggggagagaagagtccATTTACAATATGTGGTTTAGAGTAGAGAAGAGTCCATTTACAATATGTGgtttagagtagaggagagaagagtccATTTACAATATGTGGGTTagggtaggggagagaagagtccATTTACAATATGTGGTttagagtaggggagagaagagtccATTTACAATATGTGgtttagagtagaggagagtcCATTTACAATATGTGGTttagagtaggggagagaagagtccATTTACAATATGTGgtttagagtagaggagagaagagtccATTTACAATATGTGgtttagagtagaggagagaagagtccATTTACAATATGTGGTttagagtaggggagagaagagtccATTTACAATATGTGgtttagagtagaggagagaagagtccATTTACAATATGTGGTttagagtaggggagagaagagtccATTTACAATATGTGGTTTAGAGTAGAGAAGAGTCCATTTACAATATGTGGTttagagtaggggagagaagagtccATTTACAATATGTGGTTTAGAGTAGAGAAGAGTCCATTTACAATATGTGgtttagagtagaggagagaagagtccATTTACAATATGTGGGTTAGGGGAGAGAAGAGTCCATTTACAATATGTGGTttagagtaggggagagaagagtccATTTACAATATGTGGTttagagtaggggagagaagagtccATTTACAATATGTGGTTTAGAGTAGGGGTGAGAAGAGTCCATTTACAATATGTGGTTTAGAGGAGAGAAGAGTCCATTTACAATATGTGGTttagagtaggggagagaagagtccATTTACAATATGTGGTttagagtaggggagagaagagtccATTTACAATATGTGGTttagagtaggggagagaagagtccATTTACAATATGTGGTttagagtaggggagagaagagtccATTTACAATATGTGgtttagagtagaggagagaagagtccATTTACAATATGTGgtttagagtagaggagagaagagtccATTTACAATATGTGgtttagagtagaggagagaagagtccATTTACAATATGTGGTttagagtaggggagagaagagtccATTTACAATATGTGGTTTAGAGTAGAGAAGAGTCCATTTACAATATGTGgtttagagtagaggagagaagagtccATTTACAATATGTGGGTTagggtaggggagagaagagtccATTTACAATATGTGgtttagagtagaggagagaagagtccATTTACAATATGTGGGTTAGGGTACATACCAGGAGTGCATACCAGGTGTGGGTTAGGGTACATACCAGGTGTGGGTTAGGGTACATACCAGGTGTGGGTTAGGGTACATACCAGGTAAATCAGGAACTGCCAGCTGACGGCGTATCGTTGCACCAGGTGGGCGGTGATGTGGGTGGAGGTGTGAGGGGCGAAGGTGACCAGGAGATAGGTCCCCAACACTGCTAGAGCTCCACCTGTAGGTCAGGAAGAGATTCACAGGAGTATTGAACCATCCTATTCACCTGAGTATCATATGACACAGTGATCTGTTTAATCACTACTGATCATATGACACAGTGATCTGTTTAATCACTACTGATCATATGACACAGTGATCTGTTTAATCACTACTGATCATATGacacagtgatctgtttattcACTACTGATCATATGACACAGTGATCTGTTTAATCACTACTGAGCTTCATCATATGACACAGTGATCTGTTTAATCACTACTGAGCTTCAGAGTTAATGTTCATTTCCATCTCTGACTAACTAcactaataatatatatatataactaatATTTACATAAGAGTCACgagccagctcctctctctcctcctagacgTCAACCAGACAATGTTTTGTAACGTGGGAACCCATACctagccagctcctctctctcctcctagatgTCAACCAGACATATTATTTTGTAACGTGGGAACTCATACctagccagctcctctctctcctcctagatgTCAACCAGACATATTGTTTTGTAACGTGGGAACTCATACCTAGCCAGCTCCTTCTAGACGTCAACCAGACATATTATTTTGTAACGTGGGAACTCATACctagccagctcctctctcctcctagatGTCAACCAGACATATTGTTTTGTAACGTGGGAACTCATACctagccagctcctctctcctcctagacGTCAACCAGACAATGTTTTGTAACGTGGGAACTCATACctagccagctcctctctctcctcctagatgTCAACCAGACACAATGTTTTGTAACGTGGGAACTCATACctagccagctcctctctcctcctagtcGTCAACCAGACAATGTTTTGTAACGTGGGAACTCATACctagccagctcctctctctcctcctagatgTCAACCAGACATATTGTTTTGTAACGTGGGAACTCATACctagccagctcctctctcctcctagatGTCAACCAGACATATTGTTTTGTAACGTGGGAACTCATACctagccagctcctctctcctcctagacGTCAACCAGACAATGTTTTGTAACGTGGGAACTCATACctagccagctcctctctctcctcctagatgTCAACCAGACACAATGTTTTGTAACGTGGGAACTCATACctagccagctcctctctcctcctagtcGTCAACCAGACAATGTTTTGTAACGTGGGAACTCATACctagccagctcctctctctcctcctagatgTCAACCAGACATATTGTTTTGTAACGTGGGAACTCATACctagccagctcctctctcctcctaggcGTCAACCAGACATATTATTTTGTAACGTGGGAACTCATACctagccagctcctctctcctcctagacGTCAACCAGACATATTATTTTGTAACGTGGGAACTCATACctagccagctcctctctcctcctagacGTCAACCAGACATATTATTTTGTAACGTGGGAACTCATACctagccagctcctctctctcctcctagatgTCAACCAGACATATTATTTTGTAACGTGGGAACTCATACctagccagctcctctctcctcctagatGTCAACCAGACATATTATTTTGTAACGTGGGAACTCATACctagccagctcctctctcctcctagacGTCAACCAGACATATTATTTTGTAACGTGGGAACTCATACctagccagctcctctctcctcctagacGTCAACCAGACATATTATTTTGTAACGTGGGAACTCATACctagccagctcctctctctcctcctagacgTCAACCAGACATATTATTTTGTAACGTGGGAACTCATACctagccagctcctctctctcctcctagacgTCAACCAGACATATTATTTTGTAACGTGGGAACTCATACctagccagctcctctctctTCCTAGATGTCAACCAGACATATTATTTTGTAACGTGGGAACTCATACctagccagctcctctctctcctcctagacgTCAACCAGACATAATGTTTTGTAACGTGGGAACTCATACctagccagctcctctctctcctcctagatgTCAACCAGACATATTATTTTGTAACGTGGGAACTCATACctagccagctcctctctctcctcctagatgTCAACCAGACATATTATTTTGTAACGTGGGAACTCATACctagccagctcctctctctcctcctagacgTCAACCAGACATATTATTTTGTAACGTGGGAACTCATACctagccagctcctctctctcctcctagacgTCAACCAGACATATTATTTTGTAACGTGGGAACTCATACctagccagctcctctctctcctcctagacgTCAACCAGACATATTATTTTGTAACGTGGGAACTCATACctagccagctcctctctcctcctagatGTCAACCAGACATATTATTTTGTAACGTGGGAACTCATACctagccagctcctctctcctcctagtcGTCAACCAGACATATTATTTTGTAACGTGGGAACTCATACctagccagctcctctctcctcctagatGTCAACCAGACATATTATTTTGTAACGTGGGAACTCATACctagccagctcctctctcctcctagatGTCAACCAGACATATTATTTTGTAACGTGGGAACTCATACctagccagctcctctctctcctcctagacgTCAACCAGACATATTATTTTGTAACGTGGGAACTCATACctagccagctcctctctctcctcctaggcgTCAACCAGACATATTATTTTGTAACGTGGGAACTCATACCTAAATCAGAACACTCATCTTTATCAACATCACATTATGTCCTGAGGGTATTTgattagggctgtgtgtgtgtgtgtgtgtgtgtgtgtgtgtgtgtgtgtgtgtgtgtgtgtgtacaaactTACCAACAATATCAGAGGCTCGTAGCGTCTCTTTAAGGAACACCACAGAGATGACTGCACTGGCTGAAAGAGAAGGGAGACATTAAGGAACACCACAGAGATGACTGAAAGAGAAGGCAGACATTAAGGAACACCACAGAGATGACTGAAAGAAAGGCAGACATTAAGGAACACCACAGAGATGACTGAAAGAGAAGGCAGACGTTAAGGAACACCACAGAGATAACTGAAAGAGAAGGCAGACATTAAGGAACACCACAGAGATGACTGAAAGAGAAGGCAGACATTAAGGAACACCACAGAGATGACAGACATTAAGGAACACCAGAGATGACTGAAAGAGAAGGCAGACATTAAGGAACACCACAGAGATGGCTGAAAGAGAAGGCAGACATTAAGGAACACCACAGAGATGACTGAAAGAGAAGGCAGACATTAAGGAACACCACAGAGATGACTGAAAGAGAAGGCAGACATTAAGGAACACCACAGAGATGGCTGAAAGAGAAGGCAGACATTAAGGAACACCACAGAGATGGCTGAAAGAGAAGGCAGACATTAAGGAACACCACAGAGATGGCTGAAAGAGAAGGCAGACATTAAGGAACACCACAGAGATGACTGAAAGAGAAGGCAGACATTAAGGAACACCACAGAGATGGCTGAAAGAGAAGGCAGACATTAAGGAACACCACAGAGATGACTGAAAGAGAAGGCAGACATTAAGGAACACCACAGAGATGACTGAAAGAGAAGGCAGACATTAAGGAACACCACAGAGATGACTGAAAGAGAAGGCAGACATTAAGGAACACCACAGAGATGACTGAAAGAGAAGGCAGACATTAAGGAACACCACAGAGATGACTGAAAGAGAAGGCAGACATTAAGGAACACCACAGAGAAGGCAGACATTAAGGAACACCACAGAGATGACTGAAAGAGAAGGCAGACATTAAGGAACACCACAGAGATGACTGAAGGAGAAGGCAGACATTAAGGAGCACCACAGAGATGACTGAAAGAGAAGGCAGACATTAAGGAACACCACAGAGATGACTGAAAGAGAAGGCAGACATTAAGGAACACCACAGAGATGACTGAAAGAGAAGGCAGACATTAAGGAACACCACAGAGAAGGCAGACATTAAGGAACACCACAGAGATGACTGAAAGAGAAGGCAGACATTAAGGAACACCACAGAGAAGGCAGACATTAAGGAACACCACAGAGATGACTGAAAGAGAAGGCAGACATTAAGGAACACCACAGAGATGACTGAAAGAGAAGGCAGACATTAAGGAACACCACAGAGATGACAGACATTAAGGAACACCACAGAGATGACTGAAAGAGAAGGCAGACATTAAGGAACACCACAGAGATGACTGAAAGAGAAGGCAGAAAGGCATCCATTTTACATCCCCCATTTTCTTTCCATAATAAAGTCATGTATGATGTCTACCTTCATAGATTCAGTCACCTGGATACTATGTGACCTGCGGTACAGAAATATCCAGCCATCATACGTGGTTCACACACCTATAGTCTCACATGTCTTGGAGTCTTGTCCCTAATAATCAGAGAGGCTGAGAGAAGCTCTCTCCTACAGagtccctttctctgtctgtccttgGTTAGATATAATAATCACAGTCACTCTGTCATTCTAACTCAAAGCAAGGTGAAAGAAGGTGAACCCAATGGTCTCAAAGCAAGGTGAAAGAAGGTGAACCCAATGGTCTCAAAGCAAGGTGAACCCAATAGTCTCAAAGCAAGGTGAACCCAATGGTCTCAAAGCAAGGTGAACCCAATGGTCTCAAAGCAAGGTGAAAGAAGGTGAACCCAATGGTCTCAAAGCAAGGTGAACCCAATAGTCTCAAAGCAAGGTGAACCCAATGGTCTCAAAGCAAGGTGAACCCAATGGTCTCAAAGCAAGGTGAAAGAAGGTGAACCCAATGGTCTCAAAGCAAGGTGAAAGAAGGTGAACCCAATGGTCTCAAAGCAAGGTGAACCCAATGGTCTCAAAGCAAGGTGAAAGAAGGTGAACCCAATGGTCTCAAAGCAAGGTGAACCCAATGGTCTCAAAGCAAGGTGAAAGAAGGTGAACCCAATGGTCTCAAAGCAAGGTGAAAGAAGGTGAACCCAATGGTCTCAAAGCCACCGTACAATCGGCTCTATAGACTGACGTTGATATGAGCTTTGACACACATAACAACAGCACATTAAAATGTGAAGTAGGTCACACAATGAAACCATAACTATTGACACATTGATGTACTGATCTAATAGGAGATGTTGACTGTTAATCTACGACTGGTTGGTTGATCCTGACCACCAGGTGGCTGATAACATCCCATACAGAGAGCTTCATCTCACGGTTAAAGGTTTCCCCTCTGCCTTCGGGACACACTAGATCCATCTCCTGTAACCATAGCAACTCCATATAAAAGCCAAGATTCAGGAGTCTTGTCGCTAATAATCAGAGAGAGGCTGAGTGAAGCTCTCGTGTCGCAGATTCCTACAGAGTCCATTTCTCTGTCTGTCCTTGGTTAGATATAGTAGTAGAGGTAGCCTGGCTCCAGAGAGAACCACCACctctaatagtagtagtagcagtgtagtagtagtagtagtagtagtagtagaggtagcctGGCTCCAGAGAGAACACACCACCTCAGTAATATTTCACCACAGCATCCATTGACGCAGCAGAATAATGAAGAGAAGTGGTGAATAGGTCTATAAAGTACCTGTTGTCTTTACTGGTGGTTAACATGTGGAAACACCTGATGTAGTAAGGTCTATAAAGTACCGGTTGTCTTGTCTGGTGGTTAACATGTGGAAACACCTGATGCAGTAAGGTCTATAAAGTACCGGTTGTCTTGTCTGGTGGTTAACATGTGGAAACACCTGATGCAGTAAGGTCTATAAAGTACCGGTTGTCTTGTCTGGTGGTTAACATGTGGAAACACCTGATGCAGTTAGGTCTATAAAGTACCGGTTGTCTTTACTGGTGGTTAACATGTGGAAACACCTGATGTAGTTAGGTCTATAAAGTACCGGTTGTCTTGTCTGGTGGTTAACATGTGGAAACACCTGATGCAGTTAGGTCTATAAAGTACCGGTTGTCTTTACTGCAGTAAGGTCTATAAAGTACCGGTTGTCTTGTCTGGTGGTTAACGTGTGGAAACACCTGATGTAGTAAGG from Salvelinus fontinalis isolate EN_2023a unplaced genomic scaffold, ASM2944872v1 scaffold_2223, whole genome shotgun sequence harbors:
- the LOC129850724 gene encoding NIPA-like protein 2, coding for MRQSQLGASRPYYTSVLWWSGVVLMGVGELGNFAAYGFAPASLIAPLGCVSVIASAVISVVFLKETLRASDIVGGALAVLGTYLLVTFAPHTSTHITAHLVQRYAVSWQFLIYLVCTLTHTWYVP